Below is a window of Candidatus Baltobacteraceae bacterium DNA.
CGTTAGCCGGGCGGGGCTGGCACGACATCGCGTTTGCGATGCCGTACGTTCTTATCGGTTTGGCGCTCGCGCTCTTGAGCGTTCCCGCGCTTAACGCCCTGCGTTTAGGCGACCTGCGGGCCGCCGCCGCGGGCGTCAACGTCGACCGCGCGCAGTGGCTGATTCTCGCGGCCTCGTCGCTCTTGGCCGCCAGCGCCGTAACGCTTTCGGGAACCGTGGGTTTCGTCGGACTGATCGTTCCGCATATCGCACGACGTATCGTCGGCTCCGATACGCGGTTCGTGGTGCTCGCCTCCATCTTGCTCGGCGCGGCGTTGACCGCGCTCGCCGACGCCGCCAGCCGCACGATCGTCGCACCGGCGGAACTGCCGATCGGCGTGCTGCTGGCCTTCATCGGCGTACCCACGTTCTTATATCTCTACCTGCACGACGGGGGACGGCCGCGATGATCGTCGCGCGCGAAGTCGGCCTGCGAATCGGCGATCGAACGTTGCTCGACGACGTGAGCTTCGACGTGCGCGCCGGCGAATTCGTGGCCGTGCTCGGACCCAACGGCGTCGGCAAGACGACGTTGCTCCGAGCGATGGCCGGAACGCGCGCCATCGAATCCGGCACTCTCTGCATCGCGGGTCGCGAGATCGCCCGCTTGTCGCCGAGCGAGCGCGCGCGCACGATCGCCTTCATGGCAAGCGACGATCTTTTTAGCGAGCACCTGACGGTGCGCGACGTCGTCGCGACGGGCCGGTACGCTTACCATCGTTGGTGGCAATGGCACGAAGATGCGGTCGACAGCGCGGCGATCGAACGCGCGCTCGACGCGGTTGGGATGCGCGCGTTTGCCGCCCGCGCGTTCGTCACGCTTTCGAGCGGCGAACGGCAACGCATTTGGCTGGCGCTCGGGCTCGCGCAGGAAGCCCCGGTGCTGCTTCTCGACGAGCCGACCAGTCATCTGGACGTACGCGTCGCGCATTCGATCCTCGCGCTGCTACGCGAGCAAGTGCTCGCCGGCAAGAGCGTGGTCTGCGTTCTCCACGATCTCAACGAAGCGGCCGAATTTGCCGACCGCATCATGCTGCTGGGCTGCGGAAAGATGCTCGCGATCGATACGCCGGCGGCCGTCTTCGAATCGGGCCGGCTCGAACAGGCCTACGGAGTACCGATGGAGATCGTGCACGCTCCGAGCGGCGCGCTGCGCGTGTTTCCTGCGGTCAGCCGGCGCGAGTAACGCGCGCGACGCGAATAGCGGAGGTGTGTTCCTGGTGGCAAGGGACGCACAGCGTTTCGAGATTCTCCAGGTGATGGGCGCAACTCAAGCGCGCGTGCGCTCCACGGCACGGTTCGCGAT
It encodes the following:
- a CDS encoding ABC transporter ATP-binding protein, which codes for MIVAREVGLRIGDRTLLDDVSFDVRAGEFVAVLGPNGVGKTTLLRAMAGTRAIESGTLCIAGREIARLSPSERARTIAFMASDDLFSEHLTVRDVVATGRYAYHRWWQWHEDAVDSAAIERALDAVGMRAFAARAFVTLSSGERQRIWLALGLAQEAPVLLLDEPTSHLDVRVAHSILALLREQVLAGKSVVCVLHDLNEAAEFADRIMLLGCGKMLAIDTPAAVFESGRLEQAYGVPMEIVHAPSGALRVFPAVSRRE